The sequence TGAGCGACCTCCCCGGCACGAACGGCAACGAGATCGTCGGCCAGCAGTCGGGCCGCTGCGCGGACATCTTCAACAGCACCATCACCAACGGCACCCAGGCAGCCCTGTGGGACTGCAACGCCGGCAGCAACCAGACCTGGACGTACACCGCGCGCAAGGAGTTCGTGGTCTACGGCAACAAGTGCCTGGACGCCTATCAGGCAGGTACGACCAACGGCACCAAGGTCGTCATCTGGGACTGCACCGGCGGCGACAACCAGAAGTGGAACGTGAACGCCGACGGCACCATCACCAACGTGAAGGCCGGCCTGTGCCTGGACGCTTCCAACGCGGCCACGGCCAACGGCACCGCCCTGGACCTGTGGGCCTGCAACGCCGGCGGCAACCAGAAGTGGACCCTGCAGTAAGGACGGCCGCTGCCCGCGGAGTGATCGACGGTCGATCACTCCGCGGGCCGCGCGATCGTGGAAACTCACTGCAACATGACGACCTTGAGCACGCCAAGGGCGGCGTGCGGGAGGCCGGACCGCTCGTGCCGACGCATCAACCCCGCCCCGCAGCGCACCGGCCCGACCTGGCACCAGTTCCTCACCACCCAGGCCCACGGCATCATCGCCGCCGACTTCCTGCACCTCGACACCGTGTCACTCAAGCGCCTGTACGCCCTGGTCTTCATCGAACACGGCACCCGGCGCGTGCATCTCGCCGGCGTCACCGACCACCCCACCGCCCACTGGACCGCGCAGCAATCCAGGAACCCTGCCATGACGCTGGAGTGCCGCATGGACTCGCTGCGCTTCCTCAACCGGGACCGAGACAGCAAGTGCACGAACGCCTTTGACGCCGTGTTCGAGGCCGACGATGTGGAGATTCTGCTCAGCCCACCCCGGCCACCGTCACCGACCTCCAGGCTCACCGAACCCGCCGACGACCTGGCCTTGGCGGCCTGATCAACGAGTATCACCACGCCGCTTGACCGCACGGCATCGCCGCAACTCACAGTGCCGAATCGTATTTTCGAGCGGCACAGGGTCAGCGCAGCGGCATCCGTACGGTGAGGAACGAGTGGGGCGGCAGGGTCAGAGCGAGTCCCTGACCGGTCGTCCTCAGGCTCTCGAAGGGGCGGGGGCTGACCGTTTCCGGGGCACCGGGGGTGTTGTGGTCCTGGAGGCGGTCGGCGGTCAGGATGCGGGCGGTCGGCTCGCCGATGGCGCGGCCGCGCAGGTCGAGGGTGACCTCGGCGGGTTCCTCGGCGTCGAGGTTGGACAGTGAGATCAGCGCCTCCCCGTCCTTGACACTGGCAGAGGCGGTCAGGGTCTCGAGTTCCACGTCCCCGACGGTGCGCCGGGCGTCATCGGCGCGGAGATGGACGGCGAGCGAGGTGGCGTCCTGGTGGCCCTTGTTCATCTCGAACACGTGGTAGGTGGGCGTGCGGACGAGGGTGTCGCCGTCGGTGAGGAGCATCGCCTGCAGGACGTTGACGGTCTGGGCGATGTTGGCCATGTACAGCCGCTCGGCGTGCCTGTGGAAGATGTCGAAGTGCGTGCTCGCCACGAGTGCGTCGCGCAGGGTGTTCTGCTGGTACAGGAAGCCGGGGTTGGTGCCGGGCTCCACGTCCCACCAAGTGCCCCACTCGTCCAGGACCAGGCCGATCCTCCGGCCGGGGTCGTAGCAGTCCATGACCGTGGAATGGCCGGTGAGGATTCGGTCGATCCTCCGAGCCGAGAGAATCGTCCGGTAGTAGTCGTCCGTGTCGAAGGCGGTGGCGCTGCCCTTCGCCTCCCAGGGGCCGGCCAGCGTGTAGTGGTGGACGGTGATGCCCTGGAAGAAGTTGCGCGGGGTGGCCTCGCAGCCGAAGCAGCTGATCTGCTGCATCAGCGTCTCGGTCCACTTGTAGTCGTCGCCGGACGCGCCCGAGGCGATGCGGTAGAGCTTGTTGTCACCGTGGTCCCGGCAGTACGTGGCGTACTGCCGGGCCAGGTCGGCGGAGTATTCGGCGCGCATGTTGCCGCCGCAACCCCAGGTCTCGTTCCCGATGCCCCAGAACTTCACGCGCCAGGGAGCCTCGCGGCCGTTGGCCCTGCGCAGCCGCACCATCGGGCTGTCGCCGTCACGCGTCAGGTACTCGACCCACTCGCTCATCTCCTGCACGGTGCCGCTGCCCACGTTGCCGCTGACGTACGGCTCGGCGCCGAGCAGTTCGCACAGGGCCATGAACTCATGGGTGCCGAAGTGGTTGTTCTCCTCGACGTCGCCCCAGTGGGTGTTGACCATTCTGGGGCGCTGGTCCCTCGGGCCGATGCCGTCCTTCCAGTGGTATTCGTCGGCAAAACAGCCGCCGGGCCAGCGCAGGTTGGGGATGTTCAGGGCGCGCAGCGCCTGCACGATGTCGAGGCGGATGCCGCCCTCGTTGGGTATCGGCGAGTCCTCTCCGACCCAGAAGCCGCCGTAGATGCAGCGGCCGAGGTGCTCGGCGAAGTGGCCGTAGAGGTGGCGGCTGATCGTCGGGCCCTCGATGTCGAGGTTGATGATCGCGGTGGCGCGGGTCACGGGCGCACTCCTGTGTGGGTGTGTGGGCGTGTGACACTCAAAGCTCACCAGCACACGTCGGCGACGGCGAGCGGTGGGCGAGGAGGGCGACGGCGAGCCGTGGCAGGTCGCCGGCCGTCTTCGTTGCGGCTTCCCCGCCCGAGGCTTTGAGGGCGGTGGCGTCGGGAAGGCCCAAGGCTCGCGGATCGGGGCTCATCGGCTCGGATCCCGCAGCAGTGACTGGTGGTGGGCGTCAGGGCACATGCCGCTCGCCGTCCTTGGTCTCCGTCCCCGCAGACGACGACCGGCGTACCCGCAGTGTGAAGTCGGCGGTCTCGGTCCGGCCGGGCAGTGCGCGGGAGTCCGCGTGGTCCATGCGGGAGCGCAGCAGTGCGACGGCCGTGCGGGCGATCGACGGGCGCTGGGGATCGACCGTGGTCAGGGGCGGTGTCGTGTAGCGGGCTGCTTCGATGTCGTCGAAGCCCGCCAGTACCACGTCGTCGGGGACAGCGACGCCGCTGCGGTGCAGGACGGAAAGCGCGCCGATGGCGACCACGTCGTTGTAGCAGAAGAGGGCGTCGAAGCGGACGCGGGTGCGCAGCAGCCGGGTCACGGCTCCGGCACCGGAGGACCAGAGGTCGGCGTTGTCCACCCCCAGGACCAGCGAGTCGTCGTATGCGACTCCGGCTTCCTCGAGGGCCGAGCGGTAGCCGTGCAGGCGTCGGCCGCCGGCGCGGGGGCCTGCCGGTTCGCAGATGGCGGCGATGCGGCGGCGGCCCTGGGAGAGCAGGTGGGCGACGGCGGCGTGTGCGCCCTGCTCGTCGGCGATCTCGACGTAGTCCAGGCTCATTCCGTCCGCCTCGGTGGGGCGCTCACCGAGGACCACCGCGGGCTGGGCCTCAAGCAGCGGCAGATATTCCTGGGGCGACAGCGCGTGCGGCACGTAGATGATCCCGTCCACGAGTTCGCCGTACGACGTGGTCAGCAGGGTGCGTTCCCGCTGGGCGTCACCGCGGGTGGCCTCGACCACCACCTTCAGCCCCAGGGTCTCGGGGGCCATGAGGATCTGCTCGGCCAGTTCCGCGTTGAAGGGCTGGTAGACGTTGGGGATGACGAGGGCGATCGTGCCCGTGCGGCGGGAACGCAGCCCGCGGGCGAAGGGATTGATCCGGTAACCGAATTCCTCCACGACCGCCCGCACCCGCTCCTCGGTCTCCTGGCTGTAGGAGCCGGTCCCGTTGATGACGTTGGAGACCGTCTTCGTCGACACCCCGGCCCGTTCGGCCACGGTGCGCATGGTCACGCCCCGCCCCATGGTGCTATCCCTCCCAGTGTTGATTCACGTACCGCCAGGTCGAAGTCGGCGACGATCAGCCGGCCTTCCTCCACGGTGGCCGTGCCGTTCATACGGTCGTTCAGCAGGGCCAGGGCCTCGCGGGCGATCCGCGCGGTGCCAGGCGCGACAGAGGTGAGCGACGGATGGGAGTAGCGGGCGTCGTCGATGTCGTCGAAGCCCGCGACGGCCACCTCCGCGGGTACCTTCAGCCCGGCCGCCTGAACGGCGTGCAGGGCGCCCAGGGCCAGGACGTCGGCGAAGGCCACAACGGCATCGAACCGGATCCCGGCATCGATCAGCCGCTGTATTCCGGCGGCGCCCGCACGGCGGTTCCAGTCGGCAGTGTCCACCTCGCGGACGAGCTCGGGCAGGTAGGGCAGGCCCGCGTCGCGTAGTCCGTCCCGGTAGCCCTCCAGCCGCAGGTGGGCGGCAGCCTGGTCGGGCCGGTCGGTGTCGCCGGCGCCGAGGGCCGCGATCCGCGTGTACCCGAAGGAGACCACGTGGTTGACCAGGGCCCGCACGCCCTCCCGGTTCGCCATGGCGACTCGGTCGACCGGGGCGTCATAGGAGCGTTCCGTCATGAATACTGTCGGCACGGTCTGCGCGACCAAGCGGGCCTGCGCGTCCGACAGCCCCACCGGGTACATCAGCAGCCCGCCGACGTGTGGCCCGTGGTCGCGCACCAGCGCGAGCTCGGCCTCGGCATCGCCGCCGGTGAGCTCGATCAGCACGGTCAGCCCACGGCGTTCGGCCTCGCGCATGACCGCTTCGGCGAGTTCCGCGTAGAAGGGCTGCGAGAGGTGGGGCAGGGCCAGAGCGACGAGTCCGGTCCGGCCGGTGCGCAGGTTGCGGGCGATCGTGTTGGGACGGAAGTCCAGTTCCGCTATGGCGGCGTCGACCTTGCGCCGGGTCCGCTCGCTGACGTTGGCTTCGCCGTTGACCACGCGGGAGACCGTTTTGGGTGAGACTCCGGCCCGTTGGGCGACGTCATGCATCGTGGCCATGGCAGAACCCTATACTCCGGCCGGGGCCAGGCCGCAGAGCCCGGCGCATTCGGCTCAGAGGCGACCGGGGCATCGAGAACTCCTGCACCACGTCTGTGATGTGAGGCCTCGACCTGGAAGAAGGCATTCGGTCATCACCCGCTGTTCGTGTTCGGCGACCACGGTCGCACGGGGTCTGGTGAGCCGGTCGCGGGCCTGCTGCGGCCAGGAAACGCCGGCGGTATCACTGCAGTCGACCACCTCGCCGCCTGCGACTGCCGACCTCGATGACGGTCGCCTCGTGCAGCCGTTGCGGCATGCCGGCGTCGACTTGCGGGAAGTCGATCGCCGGGATCGTTTCGGCCTGGGAGCGCGGGAAGGTGTGCCAGGTGTCGGCGCGGCGGGATCCGGCGTGCCCGCAGGCTCCCGAGGTGCGGTCCGGGCCGCCGGTGTTTCGGCGGCCCGGACCAGGTGGTGTGTGGTGTCAGAAGGTGGTTGCCGAGTCCAGGGCGATGGTGTTGT is a genomic window of Kitasatospora azatica KCTC 9699 containing:
- a CDS encoding alpha-N-arabinofuranosidase → MTRATAIINLDIEGPTISRHLYGHFAEHLGRCIYGGFWVGEDSPIPNEGGIRLDIVQALRALNIPNLRWPGGCFADEYHWKDGIGPRDQRPRMVNTHWGDVEENNHFGTHEFMALCELLGAEPYVSGNVGSGTVQEMSEWVEYLTRDGDSPMVRLRRANGREAPWRVKFWGIGNETWGCGGNMRAEYSADLARQYATYCRDHGDNKLYRIASGASGDDYKWTETLMQQISCFGCEATPRNFFQGITVHHYTLAGPWEAKGSATAFDTDDYYRTILSARRIDRILTGHSTVMDCYDPGRRIGLVLDEWGTWWDVEPGTNPGFLYQQNTLRDALVASTHFDIFHRHAERLYMANIAQTVNVLQAMLLTDGDTLVRTPTYHVFEMNKGHQDATSLAVHLRADDARRTVGDVELETLTASASVKDGEALISLSNLDAEEPAEVTLDLRGRAIGEPTARILTADRLQDHNTPGAPETVSPRPFESLRTTGQGLALTLPPHSFLTVRMPLR
- a CDS encoding LacI family DNA-binding transcriptional regulator → MRTVAERAGVSTKTVSNVINGTGSYSQETEERVRAVVEEFGYRINPFARGLRSRRTGTIALVIPNVYQPFNAELAEQILMAPETLGLKVVVEATRGDAQRERTLLTTSYGELVDGIIYVPHALSPQEYLPLLEAQPAVVLGERPTEADGMSLDYVEIADEQGAHAAVAHLLSQGRRRIAAICEPAGPRAGGRRLHGYRSALEEAGVAYDDSLVLGVDNADLWSSGAGAVTRLLRTRVRFDALFCYNDVVAIGALSVLHRSGVAVPDDVVLAGFDDIEAARYTTPPLTTVDPQRPSIARTAVALLRSRMDHADSRALPGRTETADFTLRVRRSSSAGTETKDGERHVP
- a CDS encoding LacI family DNA-binding transcriptional regulator; its protein translation is MATMHDVAQRAGVSPKTVSRVVNGEANVSERTRRKVDAAIAELDFRPNTIARNLRTGRTGLVALALPHLSQPFYAELAEAVMREAERRGLTVLIELTGGDAEAELALVRDHGPHVGGLLMYPVGLSDAQARLVAQTVPTVFMTERSYDAPVDRVAMANREGVRALVNHVVSFGYTRIAALGAGDTDRPDQAAAHLRLEGYRDGLRDAGLPYLPELVREVDTADWNRRAGAAGIQRLIDAGIRFDAVVAFADVLALGALHAVQAAGLKVPAEVAVAGFDDIDDARYSHPSLTSVAPGTARIAREALALLNDRMNGTATVEEGRLIVADFDLAVRESTLGGIAPWGGA